A stretch of DNA from Pygocentrus nattereri isolate fPygNat1 chromosome 14, fPygNat1.pri, whole genome shotgun sequence:
CCACGCGCACTTTGGTCTCCATCTCCTGCAACAATTGACTGCCTGTCTATATTGCCCCCTGGTGGTGAAGCAGAGGCTTGCACCCAGGCTGCAACATCTATCTCCATATTGGGCATCAAACAGTAGTCTGATGGGTTAGAAAAGAGTACCCCAGGCTTTGCAGTGGGGTTGGGCGTGTATGCAGGAGGATCGTCCTTTGGAAGCTGTAACAGGTCAGGGTTTGTGCCCCCAGTGGCTGTATTATCCGAAGAGGCGGAGTGTTCTGTGGAAGGCAGAGAGGTGGGAGGGGATGAAACGTATCCTCCATTTGCTGCGAGAGAGTCAGTGGCATTCTCATTGATAATGGATCTACTGTCTTTTTTGAAAGTTGAGTTAGAGTAGAAGGACGTGTCCAACGTTTCACTTTGTGATGAGGAGTCTTGCTGGCACAGAATGTAAGGTCCAGTGAAGCTCATGGTAGACTTGACTGACATTCCACTTCCCTCTATATAGGAGGATGAGTGGTCCAGTCCGTGCGTACAAGCTGATTTGGTCAGGTCGTCAATATATGGCAAAAGTGGGTACTCTgaaatactgcaaaaaaaaatctatttttattatatGCAGCTGATGCTAGTAAGAATCTTAAcgcaatatttacatttaatgtttatatttaacattttttcataATAATCATTCTCTGTGGGACTGTAAGaagcatttaataaataatgaatatgtgaaaataaaaaataataaaatatgcattGTTAATCAGTTTTAGAGTTCTTATCCGAAAGCAAGTGCAATCTAAACAAAGTTCCTTCAGCGCCTGACTTACATTTAGCAATGCTAAGTAGCCAAGCATGCTCTTGATTGcaattatttccaaaaataaatgaGAGCATGCTACTTAGTTAGCTGTCCAGTACACAAGGAAAGTTTATCCATGTGTGACTTTAAGATCAACACCGTGGCTTAAAAACTACCatacaaaatatgaaatatggtTTCTCATCTGCTCATTAATAAGTTGACCAAGGAATTTATGCTGAATTTTTAAGATGAGAGCTAAAAAGACAGCCCACTCTTATGGACCAGTTATTGCCAACAAGTTCAAACAGTAACAGCGTCTGGACTAGCATTTTATGTTACTTGATTTTTTATGCCTCTAAATCTTTATAACTAGATTTTACATCCTTACATCATTGTGTATTgcttattttttccattatctTGTAGTTTTAAGATTGTCTTATAGTTTTTCTAGTGTCATTTAAgagaacaaatttaaaaaataacaaaatacatgaatataatttataaaacagtacaaaaataaaagtcatagtaatgaaacatttatttaaaaaattttatatattatattttattaaaaaaaacataatgcgTGCAATTTATTTCTAATTAGAAATAACTGTTTATCTAATTGAAAATATAGGTTTGTAAACAGAATAATTCACAAATGTAATCTAGAGCCTATAAACCGGTGTATCACGCATGTACATGAAAATAAGATTTTGGGAAGAAGTTGAAATTAGGCCCAGCACTTGTTCATGTGTTGCCCCCACTGTTCATGGAAGTTCTGTTCTTGTTCCTAGTTCACATTAACCACATTAACAAGTCTGTGAGACCTTATTGTAGATCTAGATGCAGTTTCAGAGAagtatttgggtgactattgagctCTAGGGTTTGTTAGTGACATTAGCCTTGTAACTCGAGTCGCATAACTCCTGCGCTCaactgcaaaaacaaaagttGGACACCAAAAATggcttggctgattgactgcatctgtagtaagtggaaaattatgtacattttcctttcttttctatacttcatttttaaatatttgagatATTATTAACATTAGAGTATTAACAAATGTAAGAAAATGTAATCTGATAATTGGAGCCCTATTAGAgagtatgtatttttttaccTCTCTGCTGCTGATGCACAAAACAGCAATAATGCTACATACAGCACAAAGTAAAGCACAGTACTTGCAGCAATAGTTATGATGACAATGATGAGGGTCTGACCTGCCCTTGTAGATGATTGGATTATCTGAGGGTTGCATGATACACACAGACgttttctccttctcactgTAGTGATTGCCCCAGACAGCAGGAGAACTCTGTaacgagagaaagaaagaaaatgtcattGATAAAAGCAACATGGAATAAATTGTGTTTTCTAGtcatgtagctttatttatttgctagGGACAATGCACATTCATCAGCATTAAAGTAAAAATGCCAGTGGGCCAACTGGCTAACGCACAGTATAAGATAACTGGGCTGATTTTAAGGTTGATTTGCCCCTCCCTACAGTCACTAGAGAAGCCTTGATTTTAGGCTGTTCTTAAACAACCATTTTTCTAGATTGTCCTGTGATGTGGGGTATATAGACTCCAATCTTAACCCTTGTGTTATCACAGTCTAGTCATAGCAACCCTCATTTTTAAATTGGAATTTAAACATCCTGTGTGTAGGGAGCGCCGGATGTCTCACATGCACCGAACACCTGACATGCAATGTTGACATTTTGTGTGAAGGCCTGATAAGGAATGACAGCTGTGCTGAATGGAAGGATCAAATTTTATGTGTATAATACCATGCTTTCTCACATAATTTAatagtactttttaaaaataaaaataacatatatTAACATTGGGTTTATAGGTCTCTCCTCACTCAAAGAGAAAGAAGCCTGGTTCTGTGTGTATAATAGTGTGGCGTTTCATTGTAAGCAGGTTATGTAGCACAGAGGCTGTGATTAACTGAAGGACAACCATCCGTCATTATATCTCTCACATTTTCAACATCTATATCTTAGAGTGTGGACCAGGCATCTTAATGCAGTCCTTGAGGTGTGATGCCATAAGCTGCTCAGCATCTCTTTTTGCGCTCAGTTCTGGCCACTGATGTTCAGTCAGGTCCTGGCCATTGAGATCAagctaattttattttttgaaaccAGCACTCACTCACCTTAATGCTCATTTCCTTCAGGACTCTGCTCTTAAGGGGAGAGGGAATGGACACCTTCCATAGCTCTAATTTCCTGTCaaacaacacacatacaaacccAGACTTATTTAGCATTCTTTTCCATGAACGCTCTGTCATGATGATTAGCTTCTGGTAGGTAGAAGGAGTAAGGGGtatgctactgaaacagttctCAAACCTTTTGACCTAAGGCTTTTTCGGTGGCCACCTAGGGTGTGACTCCCATAGTATGTCTTAATCCATATCACTAgatcagtggttctcaaacgGACCAGCGGATATGGATTTTGATGTATTGAGGATGACGTTCAGACGAATCAGAATTGTTgttcttctacttcttctttatagtattattattatggtagTAATAATCTTATTTGTTGTAAGATTTTGTTGTTTGTCTTAACGTtattaatgttaaaaaataacttcacattttaatgtaatataattgAACACCCACCACTAGGTAGTGCATTCTGTGATTTACCTGTGGCAGGATGGAAGAGCCTTGTACAGGACGAGAAAAAACACGGCCACCAACACAGCAGTCATGGTGTAAATAATGGCCGGAACGGAGgaagctacacacacacacacacacacacacacacacacacacacacacataagaaCATAAGAATGTAAGAAGATTTACATCATAATGTCAACATCTTTGAAAGACTACATATTTCATTCCAAAACATCAAAAGCTTTTTAAAGATGCTCATCTCTTTATATGAAAAAGCTTTTCATAAATAATGTAAGCAGCTCATAAAGCTGcaggcccccccccccccacacacacacacacacacacacacacacacattcacacactctctctctctcgctctctcgctctgtcacggacacacacacacacacacacacacacacacacacacacacacacacacacacacacacacacacacacacacacacacacacacacacacacaaatatttcaTTATCTTTCTgcaatatttcttttttctcttaaacTAAAGCTGCACCCATCTTAGTAGTAATCACATTTGGTAAAGAATAGAATCCAAAATGGTATCTCAAATAAAATGAGACCTAACTTTGAGAACTTTGGGATACCCATTTGGATGCACCTTTAATATGGCTACTTCTGAGATGGGTACAGCTTAGGACTTACtgctgtaaaaataataaacgaCTCTAAAAATCTAATCCTACAGAGATGAGATATTTTGCATCGGGCCGGTAGACATTTGACTTATGCTAAAAACACAATGTacaatacaaaattacaaaaacaaaatacaacaaaataaaatcacaatatCAATTAAATATATAGCCAACTCATATCCCAAACTTTATGCCCCCCCAACCAACCCAAAAGCATTCTAGGCCCTCAACAAGCATTGTCTATATGATAGTCACCATcctaacaaaaataaacattatggAGTGAATGTTAAGTTTCGTGTTAGGTAATATTAAGGTGAATTTAATAAATACTGTGTTAAATGCAAGGTAAGGACAAGACAAACATCTGCCAATCAATCTACAAAGTAGGCAAATAAAGTTACACCATACATGCTTCTTTAAGAAAGAAACAGtatgggaaaaaaatctaatttacacagtttctgTGTAAAACACCAACACTTGATGAATACTACATCTGAGAATCTGGGAggaaaaattaataatttattattaatcaaTAGTCATTAAACTACTTTCAACCCACATCTTGCAACAAAAACATGACCAAGAACAGTACAGAGAGGTCAGAGATATTTACCTGGATCGCTTGTGAAGTATTCAGGCTCAGACCAGTTAGATGGTAGCCCACTAAAGTCATTTGATGGCAGTGCTCTGACCTGAGCCATGTATGTATTAGTGGGCCTCAGGGTGGAGGGGGTCAAGCTTAAACAGAAATCACCTTCAGTGAGATTGAAAAGTGTCAAATCCTAGTGAGAGAGATTGAGGGAGAGTTAGGACATTGTTGAGAGCACTAAAGTTGCAAACAAGTGGAAGATTTTTCAAAAGtgcaaaaaattctgcataattcagtcacaaagatgtaaacaaaatattttaaactggTTTAACATGGAAGATGATGTGCACTGGAAAATAAACTTACTGATTGGTATTATGATAGTGGTGATCAGAACCAGAGACTGGAAGgtttacaatgcaaatatagccactttatttgctATCTAACATGACAAGCTATCTGAAACACCTGCAAGTACCTCTCTGCCAAGAATGGATTGAAAATAATAGACCAAAAGCTTATCTATATTGTAAAATAATATCTCAGATATCAGGCAGggttttacatgatcatttcatgtaatggcTTTCTTTGAAGTAGCTTTTAGTGGTTTTAATCTCTAGTTCCTTTAaacaccactatgaacaattctggcaaggattttttttttggtaatgaCTGGAACTCCCCTTTTAGAAAGAGACTGACATTAGTCACTAAAGCTCCTGTCATCGCTAAAGAGGAACTACAAATGTGCTAGTGCCCCTCCCAATAGATGTATGCTGGCTTCAAGGCACTGGTTCAAGGCAGAAGGTTCACACTTGGGCTCATAAGATCCTTGCAACATGTTCTGATCTGAAATTTTACATATCCACATGTTTCCTGAGCACAGAAAGTCTTTTCTCATCAAATCTATCAATTTGACTAAAAAAGTGAGTTTATATTACTTCATGTATCCTATTAACTTCAGTCACATTTGGTCACATTtgccactgatttttttttaaacaaatcaatAGAAAATTCAAAGGACTAAGGTTCTCATCCAAGGTCTCATCCaaattttatcttttaatcagAATAAGTTCTGCTGCCTTTTTCCTTATCATACGAAATTTAGTTGTTGTACATGAATGAGTTAATAGCCACACTGGTTCCTTACTGTACACATTACTGCGCCTTTGTTTAGTTTCATGCATTAACTAATGGAAAGAGAGTCTGAACAAATCAGCAGACATTAGATTTACTTCATGTGAACACTGGATGAACAGATATTCTACCAATCAAAACTTTTACGCAGCAGTGAGTAATATAGCGTAGACTGGATATTGACTAGACATCAGTCCCTGTTATATATTTAAGGCACATTTTGGGAAGAACAAAACATTATTTGGTGGTAAATAACACTGTGATTTatctacagctttctcagttgTTACCATTGGAACACAttcaaaacatatatttttttacaaattcCCATTATTTGAAATCTGTGAAGTTATAGGACACTGACATATTAGAATAGTTGTATCGATCCATCTGCAACAAAATTGGCTTGATATTACTGTAAAACATGATTCCAAAATTTTAACGGAATGTCCTACCCCTGTGTCGTTGTTATAGAGCTGTAGTTGATAGGAGAGACTGAGCTGTTCACTGACATCGGGTCTGGACCAGGTCAGCTTCCAAAAGCCATCCTTCTTGCTCACCTGGACACGCTTTAGACGCGGAGGCTGAACTGTGAGCACAGAGAACCATAAAATTAATTTTCATCCTGCAAGCTATACATTCATTCACACAATAATTAATCTATCCTGCACCCCAGGACTAATAGCTCATGTCGTTAATGACGTGATGAATAATCTGTTCCATTTGAAATCATATATGAAGAAATGGATGGTAGGACATCCAGCCATTCAAAATGGTTTTAATAAATGAGCATACTGTTTGGCGGGTTGCACTAACATGTTCAATGAAAAGCTGTTTAGATCAGGCTTTTTCTTTGCAGCAGCTACAAAGCTGAAGAAAGAACTGTAAAACGTGTATAATGGAATTACTGAGACAAATctttcagagtggcttgatgtgagattgcattgtagagaaacatccTGACACAATGTTTACAATACAAatatggccactttattgaCTATGTAAAACAATCTGAAAACCTACCAATGACttcattgttttaaatgtaatgctGATACAGTAATggttaaatagtgataaatctaaCAGAAATGTGGGTACAAACAGTTTTAGGCCAAATGTTTATCTCGGCAAGCAACAcatcaggcatcaggcagcctTTTTTGTAATCACTTCAtacagtaactttctgtgaggtagctttaagaggcattcGGCTCTTCAGACACCAGTTCACCACCaatgtgaacaactctgacttggTAAGCTTCTTTACAATAgtgcatttcaaatcaaactaaTCTGAGCGAACTCGTTAACATTTTTACAACTTACTAATGCAGACATCTAAAAAAGTTGGTAAAAGTTCCCTAAAGAAACTTTAGAATTATGTCACAGCCCACTCGTTTTGTCCCCTTACTGTGTTGTCAGCACTCATTTGCGTTCAAACCTTTCAGCTTCTTGAACGACCTCTAACAATAGTTTGGATAACAAAAcagtcaaatcattattttggcAAAAGCTACTCTTCACACCATGAAAGAACGCTGATGAACATGAAGTGCTACTATATTAGTGCTACTATATACACATGAAATTTTGAATATGTGTCTGTTTCAGGTTAGCAAGACCTTCAGCTGGTATTTTTCTTATGTAACTGAAAAGTAAAAGTGACAAACAAACATATGTGTTCTCAACATTTTGATAAACAGAGGAAAGTCAAACAGAGCCACAACACTGTCCAGTTTCATGCCTTTTCCTTCTATGTGAGCTGCATTACATGTGTTACAAGTGAGGAAAACACTGAGTTGTGTTGTGCCCTGCTTGATTAAAATGAATGCAGCATGTCTTTGTGAACACCAGGTGGCAGGACTCATACTGCACTCAACACAGTAAACCAAGACCAAGACTGAGAGCCTCTGCTGTAGACAATAACAGTGAATGTGATATCAATTAAAATGGAATTTATCACTGGCATCACAGACAGAAGGAAATGACATTCTTTAAGGATATCATGGTTATGATGTGTATGGTTTACTGTAATTTACAATAGCGGTCCCAATGTTGATCAAACTCACTGTTCAAGGGGTTTGCAAAATCCTTGCTGTTGCGCACACTTTTAAGCTCCATGGTCAGCATCTCAGGCTCAGGATTTAATACCAGACACATGAAATCCAGCACAGCATGACCTGGCTGGTCGATGTACTTAACACAATGTTGACACCCCCTGGCAAAAGAATAAATGAGAGAATTAGTTGTTTTTGCTATAACCTGTTAAGTACTGTTGTCTAAGTGTGGGCCATATGGCAAAAATCTAACATCATCAAACAACATATACAtatgatacacaatatgtatCATAATGCATAGATTTCAAATTGGAATggacaaaatgcagcagcaaaaCAGTCATGCCACATTACAAAAGGCTATGAAACACTATGAGTacagttatttatttgtaattcaACACTTATAAATATAAACTATCTAAGAAGAGACACAAAGAAAAATCAGACAATTGGAAAAAATGTCATAATGTGTACAATAAATCATCATgtcatgtgtttta
This window harbors:
- the csf2rb gene encoding cytokine receptor common subunit beta isoform X1 — protein: MMPMRTLLITALPLLVLSSEVQQCALQSTTSHGLPMLDSLQCYNDYTSHMRCTWEEDPHTHLKLLITKEQFEGECVSDGLGELLSNGKRSRSCVYKTTLFYRGKFTICSTTSCPSKAATLNIAQHGKVLSPVNVKVKKVDGGRMLSWSSPYPSSKSLTYQVKYRRHGHDWTVVSDIKTTQWVIKELELPAYEYEARVRARGQVGLWSNWSSSVSWITEEEGVFNLQCVIEIRGVSCSWQVKREQAQFLSFYLCSHTNGSSLGCQHCVKYIDQPGHAVLDFMCLVLNPEPEMLTMELKSVRNSKDFANPLNIQPPRLKRVQVSKKDGFWKLTWSRPDVSEQLSLSYQLQLYNNDTGDLTLFNLTEGDFCLSLTPSTLRPTNTYMAQVRALPSNDFSGLPSNWSEPEYFTSDPASSVPAIIYTMTAVLVAVFFLVLYKALPSCHRKLELWKVSIPSPLKSRVLKEMSIKSSPAVWGNHYSEKEKTSVCIMQPSDNPIIYKGSISEYPLLPYIDDLTKSACTHGLDHSSSYIEGSGMSVKSTMSFTGPYILCQQDSSSQSETLDTSFYSNSTFKKDSRSIINENATDSLAANGGYVSSPPTSLPSTEHSASSDNTATGGTNPDLLQLPKDDPPAYTPNPTAKPGVLFSNPSDYCLMPNMEIDVAAWVQASASPPGGNIDRQSIVAGDGDQSARGYVTLSQPAI
- the csf2rb gene encoding cytokine receptor common subunit beta isoform X2; the protein is MMPMRTLLITALPLLVLSSEVQQCALQSTTSHGLPMLDSLQCYNDYTSHMRCTWEEDPHTHLKLLITKEQFEGECVSDGLGELLSNGKRSRSCVYKTTLFYRGKFTICSTTSCPSKAATLNIAQHGKVLSPVNVKVKKVDGGRMLSWSSPYPSSKSLTYQVKYRRHGHDWTVVSDIKTTQWVIKELELPAYEYEARVRARGQVGLWSNWSSSVSWITEEGVFNLQCVIEIRGVSCSWQVKREQAQFLSFYLCSHTNGSSLGCQHCVKYIDQPGHAVLDFMCLVLNPEPEMLTMELKSVRNSKDFANPLNIQPPRLKRVQVSKKDGFWKLTWSRPDVSEQLSLSYQLQLYNNDTGDLTLFNLTEGDFCLSLTPSTLRPTNTYMAQVRALPSNDFSGLPSNWSEPEYFTSDPASSVPAIIYTMTAVLVAVFFLVLYKALPSCHRKLELWKVSIPSPLKSRVLKEMSIKSSPAVWGNHYSEKEKTSVCIMQPSDNPIIYKGSISEYPLLPYIDDLTKSACTHGLDHSSSYIEGSGMSVKSTMSFTGPYILCQQDSSSQSETLDTSFYSNSTFKKDSRSIINENATDSLAANGGYVSSPPTSLPSTEHSASSDNTATGGTNPDLLQLPKDDPPAYTPNPTAKPGVLFSNPSDYCLMPNMEIDVAAWVQASASPPGGNIDRQSIVAGDGDQSARGYVTLSQPAI